From one Malus sylvestris chromosome 1, drMalSylv7.2, whole genome shotgun sequence genomic stretch:
- the LOC126603668 gene encoding vegetative cell wall protein gp1-like isoform X1 codes for MASQPSRPWFRLGSIVRPAPAPAPTPAPAPAPALMVIPTMRPIVSPPEPTPPPPPPLTTTALPSPPPPPAVAPPPSPPAAVTPPTPPPSVVAPPPPPPAAVAPPPRPATVAAPPRLATVAPPPRPATVAPPPVTTAPPPPPAATKSPPPPVTTASVPSSPVKNAASSSVPSSPASRVSAAPSYSGAPSPSRTKATTSSTTDSVSHSPAYKPQTTTTSPPKPVISAAAISPSSSKPLPPQTYSPPKPTSISSTAREANNYNHQSPKTIRPAVTQTPPQSPKLKPTAPPPSPLTLPPSQLRPNTSDNQTDQPKFPIEAEQKTVLVQQKTIDQQKPNSWFGSFTSGNSKGADFHESPKPISNSHNAKHEGETKERLISRKKSPPSSDHEAAGMRVITIAGENRGAFMELIKSPKKHGSEEHSHYLHKTENGKTLMGTQSDQGSHSSSSDSGGEEGKHKSKDKSHRAWKAAASKPTSTFTNSNVQGINNSIVYNGSLTQHDPGVHLTFSRKPTEEGFEAKSHHANGRHS; via the coding sequence ATGGCATCCCAGCCTTCTCGTCCATGGTTCCGGCTAGGCTCCATTGTCCGACCAGCCCCAGCCCCAGCCCCAACCCCCGCCCCTGCTCCTGCCCCCGCCCTAATGGTTATACCTACAATGAGGCCAATTGTTTCTCCTCCTGAGCCTACTCCCCCACCACCTCCACCGCTCACCACCACTGCTCTGCCATCACCACCTCCTCCTCCCGCGGTGGCACCACCACCGTCTCCTCCTGCTGCAGTGACACCACCAacacctcctccttccgtggtgGCACCACCACCGCCTCCTCCTGCTGCAGTGGCACCACCACCTCGTCCTGCCACGGTGGCAGCACCACCTCGTCTTGCCACAGTGGCACCACCACCTCGTCCTGCCACGGTGGCACCACCACCTGTCACCACtgctccaccaccaccacctgcaGCCACAAAATCACCTCCTCCTCCTGTGACTACTGCATCAGTTCCATCATCACCAGTTAAGAACGCTGCATCTTCTTCCGTACCATCATCTCCTGCATCCAGAGTTTCTGCAGCCCCATCATATTCAGGGGCACCTTCTCCCAGTAGAACCAAGGCCACTACTTCTTCTACTACTGATTCAGTGTCACATTCTCCAGCCTACAAACCACAAACTACCACCACCTCTCCGCCAAAACCCGTCATCTCAGCCGCTGcaatttctccttcatcatctAAACCACTGCCACCACAAACTTATTCTCCACCAAAACCCACCAGCATTTCATCCACTGCTAGGGAGGCTAATAATTACAACCACCAATCTCCCAAAACCATCAGGCCCGCCGTGACTCAAACCCCACCTCAGTCACCAAAACTCAAACCAACCGCCCCACCGCCCTCTCCTCTCACTCTTCCACCATCTCAGCTAAGGCCAAACACTTCAGATAATCAAACTGACCAACCCAAGTTTCCCATTGAGGCAGAGCAGAAGACAGTGCTGGTCCAACAGAAAACCATTGATCAACAAAAACCCAATTCATGGTTTGGCAGCTTCACCTCCGGAAACTCAAAAGGTGCGGACTTTCACGAGTCCCCAAAGCCTATCAGCAACTCCCACAACGCAAAGCATGAAGGAGAAACAAAAGAGAGACTCATATCTCGGAAGAAGTCGCCACCTAGTTCCGATCATGAGGCAGCTGGTATGAGGGTTATCACCATTGCAGGGGAAAATAGAGGAGCTTTCATGGAACTCATAAAATCCCCAAAGAAACATGGAAGTGAGGAGCATTCTCATTACCTTCATAAGACAGAAAATGGAAAAACCTTAATGGGGACTCAATCTGATCAGGGCAGCCACAGCAGCAGCAGCGACAGTGGCGGCGAGGAAGGCAAGCACAAAAGCAAGGATAAAAGTCACAGAGCTTGGAAAGCTGCAGCATCAAAGCCTACTAGTACTTTCACGAACAGCAATGTTCAAGGAATCAACAACTCGATTGTGTACAACGGTTCTCTCACTCAGCATGATCCTGGGGTCCACCTAACTTTCTCCAGGAAGCCCACTGAAGAAGGGTTTGAGGCAAAGAGCCACCATGCTAATGGCCGTCACAGTTAG
- the LOC126603668 gene encoding vegetative cell wall protein gp1-like isoform X2, whose translation MASQPSRPWFRLGSIVRPAPAPAPTPAPAPAPALMVIPTMRPIVSPPEPTPPPPPPLTTTALPSPPPPPAVAPPPSPPAAVTPPTPPPSVVAPPPPPPAAVAPPPRPATVAPPPVTTAPPPPPAATKSPPPPVTTASVPSSPVKNAASSSVPSSPASRVSAAPSYSGAPSPSRTKATTSSTTDSVSHSPAYKPQTTTTSPPKPVISAAAISPSSSKPLPPQTYSPPKPTSISSTAREANNYNHQSPKTIRPAVTQTPPQSPKLKPTAPPPSPLTLPPSQLRPNTSDNQTDQPKFPIEAEQKTVLVQQKTIDQQKPNSWFGSFTSGNSKGADFHESPKPISNSHNAKHEGETKERLISRKKSPPSSDHEAAGMRVITIAGENRGAFMELIKSPKKHGSEEHSHYLHKTENGKTLMGTQSDQGSHSSSSDSGGEEGKHKSKDKSHRAWKAAASKPTSTFTNSNVQGINNSIVYNGSLTQHDPGVHLTFSRKPTEEGFEAKSHHANGRHS comes from the exons ATGGCATCCCAGCCTTCTCGTCCATGGTTCCGGCTAGGCTCCATTGTCCGACCAGCCCCAGCCCCAGCCCCAACCCCCGCCCCTGCTCCTGCCCCCGCCCTAATGGTTATACCTACAATGAGGCCAATTGTTTCTCCTCCTGAGCCTACTCCCCCACCACCTCCACCGCTCACCACCACTGCTCTGCCATCACCACCTCCTCCTCCCGCGGTGGCACCACCACCGTCTCCTCCTGCTGCAGTGACACCACCAacacctcctccttccgtggtgGCACCACCACCGCCTCCTCCTGCTGCAGTGGCACCACCAC CTCGTCCTGCCACGGTGGCACCACCACCTGTCACCACtgctccaccaccaccacctgcaGCCACAAAATCACCTCCTCCTCCTGTGACTACTGCATCAGTTCCATCATCACCAGTTAAGAACGCTGCATCTTCTTCCGTACCATCATCTCCTGCATCCAGAGTTTCTGCAGCCCCATCATATTCAGGGGCACCTTCTCCCAGTAGAACCAAGGCCACTACTTCTTCTACTACTGATTCAGTGTCACATTCTCCAGCCTACAAACCACAAACTACCACCACCTCTCCGCCAAAACCCGTCATCTCAGCCGCTGcaatttctccttcatcatctAAACCACTGCCACCACAAACTTATTCTCCACCAAAACCCACCAGCATTTCATCCACTGCTAGGGAGGCTAATAATTACAACCACCAATCTCCCAAAACCATCAGGCCCGCCGTGACTCAAACCCCACCTCAGTCACCAAAACTCAAACCAACCGCCCCACCGCCCTCTCCTCTCACTCTTCCACCATCTCAGCTAAGGCCAAACACTTCAGATAATCAAACTGACCAACCCAAGTTTCCCATTGAGGCAGAGCAGAAGACAGTGCTGGTCCAACAGAAAACCATTGATCAACAAAAACCCAATTCATGGTTTGGCAGCTTCACCTCCGGAAACTCAAAAGGTGCGGACTTTCACGAGTCCCCAAAGCCTATCAGCAACTCCCACAACGCAAAGCATGAAGGAGAAACAAAAGAGAGACTCATATCTCGGAAGAAGTCGCCACCTAGTTCCGATCATGAGGCAGCTGGTATGAGGGTTATCACCATTGCAGGGGAAAATAGAGGAGCTTTCATGGAACTCATAAAATCCCCAAAGAAACATGGAAGTGAGGAGCATTCTCATTACCTTCATAAGACAGAAAATGGAAAAACCTTAATGGGGACTCAATCTGATCAGGGCAGCCACAGCAGCAGCAGCGACAGTGGCGGCGAGGAAGGCAAGCACAAAAGCAAGGATAAAAGTCACAGAGCTTGGAAAGCTGCAGCATCAAAGCCTACTAGTACTTTCACGAACAGCAATGTTCAAGGAATCAACAACTCGATTGTGTACAACGGTTCTCTCACTCAGCATGATCCTGGGGTCCACCTAACTTTCTCCAGGAAGCCCACTGAAGAAGGGTTTGAGGCAAAGAGCCACCATGCTAATGGCCGTCACAGTTAG